Proteins co-encoded in one Camelus bactrianus isolate YW-2024 breed Bactrian camel chromosome 6, ASM4877302v1, whole genome shotgun sequence genomic window:
- the PROX2 gene encoding prospero homeobox protein 2 encodes MDPNSSLHSPPSQACLHLAQPCIEDGRSPSPREQGRDSPFLWRQVPSSSIADPDWFWDEHIQAKRARVETIVRGMSVSPNPLVLPGNTPARDSLCCPEKSRERKRKQSLPVQQGPLKPGPAGDRGSRKGGPWVREQLHLLKQQLRHLQEHILQAAGPRATAQGPGGSETGRGPLGVKQRNGWGSRPWGVDSDQHQGSNRGLSAAEKHRVCEGKTQSEEARFLSSGAGALLEILKKELTGAISQAVDSVLQKVLLNPPGPLTQPGGSFQGLVPDGKSGPCPPEGGACKDPLPLAALPTRAQPRAGLPLGTLSLAKPLDPPNYPVSPRMIPKPYQGPPANCPLAVPPHSQEGQVLTQLLGHGPRGHWHGSLSQDSSPQSQPSSEVALRPWGAAKMRPLALRQQQCPWPFTSTCLERLPLIPSVKTEQDGLQAVTNALPFSSSHIQEGLNPGHLKKAKLMFFFTRYPSSNLLKVYFPDVQFNRCITSQMIKWFSNFREFFYIQMEKFARQAISDGVTNPKMLVVLRDSELFRTLNMHYNKGNDFEAPDCFLEIASLTLQEFFRAVSAGKDSDPSWKKPIYKVISKLDSDIPEIFKSSSYPQELFRN; translated from the exons ATGGATCCAAACTCCAGCTTGCATTCTCCTCCATCCCAGGCCTGCTTGCACCTGGCACAACCTTGTATAGAAGATGGAAGAAGCCCATCCCCCCGAGAGCAGGGCAGAGACTCCCCGTTCCTCTGGAGACAGGTCCCCAGTTCTAGCATTGCCGACCCTGACTGGTTTTGGGATGAACACATCCAGGCAAAGAGGGCCAGAGTAGAGACCATTGTCCGAGGCATGAGTGTCTCCCCTAACCCTCTGGTGTTGCCAGGCAACACCCCAGCCAGGGACAGCCTGTGCTGTCCAGAGAAGTCCCGGGAGCGGAAGAGGAAGCAGAGCCTTCCCGTGCAGCAAGGCCCCCTGAAGCCAGGCCCTGCTGGGGACCGGGGCAGCAGGAAGGGGGGCCCTTGGGTGAGAGAACAGCTTCACCTGCTGAAGCAACAGCTGAGACACCTGCAAGAGCACATCCTACAGGCTGCTGGGCCCAGGGCCACAGCTCAGGGCCCAGGAGGCTCTGAGACGGGAAGGGGCCCTCTGGGGGTAAAGCAGAGGAATGGCTGGGGGTCTAGGCCCTGGGGGGTGGACAGCGACCAACACCAGGGTTCCAACAGGGGCCTCTCGGCGGCAGAGAAACACAGAGTGTGTGAGGGCAAAACCCAGTCTGAAGAAGCCAGGTTCCTTTCTTCTGGAGCAGGGGCTTTGCTGGAGATTCTGAAGAAAGAACTGACTGGAGCAATATCGCAGGCTGTGGACTCAGTATTACAAAAGGTGCTATTGAATCCACCGGGCCCCCTGACGCAGCCAGGCGGAAGCTTCCAGGGGCTGGTGCCGGATGGCAAAAGTGGGCCCTGCCCTCCTGAGGGAGGTGCCTGTAAAGACCCACTTCCTCTGGCTGCCTTGCCCACGAGGGCCCAGCCACGGGCAGGGCTTCCACTGGGAACCTTATCTCTGGCCAAACCTCTAGATCCTCCCAACTACCCTGTCTCTCCACGAATGATCCCCAAACCCTATCAGGGGCCCCCAGCAAACTGTCCTTTGGCTGTGCCTCCTCACAGTCAGGAAGGCCAGGTGCTCACCCAGCTACTGGGCCATGGACCCAGAGGCCACTGGCACGGCAGTCTCTCCCAGGACTCATCTCCCCAGAGTCAGCCTTCCTCAGAGGTGGCCCTGCGACCTTGGGGAGCTGCCAAAATGCGACCACTGGCTTTGAGGCAGCAGCAGTGCCCCTGGCCTTTCACGTCCACCTGTCTGGAAAGACTGCCCCTTATTCCCTCAGTGAAGACGGAGCAGGATGGCCTGCAGGCTGTCACGAATgcacttcctttctcttca TCGCACATCCAG GAGGGCCTCAATCCGGGTCACTTGAAGAAGGCCAAACTGATGTTTTTCTTCACACGCTATCCCAGCTCCAACCTCCTGAAGGTTTATTTCCCAGATGTTCAG TTCAACCGCTGCATTACCTCCCAGATGATCAAGTGGTTCAGCAACTTTCGTGAGTTTTTCTATATCCAAATGGAGAAATTTGCCCGGCAAGCAATTTCAGATGGTGTCACAAATCCCAAAATGCTGGTGGTTCTCCGCGACTCAGAACTTTTTCGAACTCTCAATATGCACTATAACAAGGGGAATGACTTTGAG GCCCCAGACTGCTTCTTGGAAATAGCAAGCTTGACATTACAGGAGTTCTTCAGGGCTGTCTCGGCAGGCAAAGACTCAGATCCTTCCTGGAAGAAACCCATTTATAAAGTTATTTCGAAACTGGACAGTGACATTCCAGAGATATTCAAATCTTCCAGCTATCCCCAGGAGCTGTTTCGGAATTAA